Proteins co-encoded in one alpha proteobacterium HIMB5 genomic window:
- a CDS encoding signal peptidase I (PFAM: Peptidase S24-like~TIGRFAM: signal peptidase I, bacterial type) yields MKLDKNFFNENIKTLFYALIIAVFIRSIFLQPFYIPSSSMEPTLLVGDRLFVTKYSYGYSKHSFPFSPPIFKGRVMFSEPKRGDVIVFKTPADNRTDYIKRLIGLPGDKIQFINSNLYLNNNEIFKSRISKNDVIYCGNNEIEVFTFEENLPNNKNYKTVYLKNYSFQNSDLFSVPDDHYFFLGDNRDCSKDSRFLSSVGYVHKDNLVGKAQFIFFSSDKNVGYFFEFWKWPQSIRFDRFFKKIK; encoded by the coding sequence ATGAAATTAGATAAAAACTTTTTTAATGAAAATATAAAAACATTATTTTATGCACTTATTATAGCTGTTTTTATAAGATCAATTTTTTTACAACCATTTTATATTCCTTCGTCTTCTATGGAACCTACATTACTAGTTGGTGATCGATTATTTGTGACTAAATATTCATATGGATACAGTAAACATTCATTTCCTTTTAGCCCACCTATCTTTAAAGGCAGAGTAATGTTTAGTGAACCTAAAAGAGGGGATGTAATTGTGTTTAAAACACCGGCTGATAATAGAACAGATTATATAAAGAGACTAATTGGTTTACCTGGAGATAAAATTCAATTTATTAATTCAAATTTATATTTAAATAATAATGAGATATTTAAGTCTAGAATTTCCAAAAATGATGTCATTTATTGCGGTAATAATGAAATTGAAGTTTTTACATTTGAAGAAAATTTACCTAATAACAAAAATTACAAAACAGTTTATTTAAAAAACTATAGTTTTCAAAATTCAGATTTATTTTCTGTACCAGACGATCATTATTTTTTTTTAGGAGATAACAGAGACTGTTCTAAAGATAGCAGATTTTTATCAAGTGTTGGGTACGTTCATAAAGATAATCTTGTCGGGAAAGCTCAATTTATATTTTTTTCATCAGATAAAAATGTTGGTTATTTTTTTGAATTTTGGAAATGGCCTCAATCAATTAGGTTTGATAGATTCTTTAAAAAGATAAAATGA
- a CDS encoding SsrA-binding protein (PFAM: SmpB protein~TIGRFAM: SsrA-binding protein), whose amino-acid sequence MNKKTNSGLKIICLNRKASFNYFFEDLFEAGIVLKGSEIKSVRDGKVNIADSYAVEKNGEIILINSHIATYKQASYSNHKPLDERKLLLNKKEINKLIGKMQRDGFTLVPTKMYFKKGKAKIEIAVAKGKKQYDKRATKKTRDWNRDKARYIRKSS is encoded by the coding sequence ATGAATAAAAAAACCAATTCTGGTTTAAAAATTATATGCTTAAATAGAAAAGCAAGTTTTAATTATTTTTTTGAAGATCTATTTGAAGCAGGAATTGTTTTAAAAGGTTCAGAAATAAAATCTGTTAGAGACGGAAAAGTTAATATTGCTGACTCTTATGCTGTCGAAAAAAATGGTGAGATAATATTAATCAATTCTCATATTGCTACATATAAGCAAGCAAGTTACTCAAATCATAAACCCTTGGATGAAAGAAAATTATTACTTAATAAAAAAGAAATAAATAAATTAATTGGCAAAATGCAAAGAGATGGTTTCACTCTAGTGCCTACAAAAATGTATTTTAAAAAAGGTAAAGCTAAAATAGAGATTGCAGTAGCAAAAGGGAAAAAACAATATGATAAAAGAGCAACTAAAAAAACAAGAGATTGGAATCGTGACAAAGCAAGATATATCAGAAAATCAAGTTAA
- a CDS encoding ribonuclease III (PFAM: RNase3 domain; Double-stranded RNA binding motif~TIGRFAM: ribonuclease III, bacterial) — protein MKINHNLLEKKINIEFKDKNKLVKSLTHKSFNSKENNEKLEFLGDRVLGLVISKKLLDLYPKEKEGVLDKKFASLVNKNTCLQIAKKINLDKFILTLNSEKAKTPPQDKVISDSCEALIGAIYLDRGFNVVEKFILDLWKEEISKSKVTLIDAKTQLQEFSLKKYKKLPEYKMISNTGPRHKPIIKVSVKIHNSKNFIAEGSSKKIAEQNAAIKCLNSLDL, from the coding sequence ATGAAAATTAATCACAATCTTCTAGAAAAAAAAATTAATATTGAATTTAAAGATAAAAATAAACTTGTTAAATCTTTAACTCATAAAAGTTTTAATTCAAAAGAAAATAATGAAAAACTAGAATTTTTAGGAGATAGAGTTCTTGGATTGGTTATTTCAAAAAAATTATTAGACCTATACCCTAAGGAAAAAGAGGGTGTACTAGATAAAAAATTTGCTTCATTAGTAAATAAAAATACATGTCTGCAAATAGCCAAAAAAATAAATTTAGATAAATTTATTCTTACATTAAACTCTGAAAAAGCAAAAACTCCACCTCAAGATAAAGTAATTTCAGATAGTTGCGAAGCTTTAATTGGTGCGATTTATTTAGACAGAGGTTTTAATGTTGTAGAAAAATTTATTTTAGATCTATGGAAAGAAGAAATTTCTAAAAGTAAAGTAACATTAATAGATGCAAAAACTCAACTTCAAGAATTTTCATTAAAGAAATATAAAAAACTTCCTGAATACAAAATGATTTCTAATACTGGCCCAAGACATAAACCAATCATTAAAGTTAGTGTTAAAATTCATAATTCAAAAAATTTTATTGCTGAGGGAAGTTCAAAAAAAATTGCAGAACAAAATGCTGCAATTAAATGTCTTAATAGTTTAGATTTATGA
- a CDS encoding pyridoxine 5'-phosphate synthase (PFAM: Pyridoxal phosphate biosynthesis protein PdxJ~TIGRFAM: pyridoxine 5'-phosphate synthase), with translation MKRLGVNIDHIATIRNARGEKHPDPLFASKFVTKYGADSVTIHLREDRRHINDKDALDICNQKNILVNLEISMNPEIVKKAIKISPNYICIVPENRKEVTTEGGLNLKRSEKKLSSIIKRFKQKNIRTSLFIDANISDIYLSKKLDVNCIEIHTGKLANLVKAKKKYQKEFLRIKKCARFAKKLGIDVHAGHGLDYKVTKLLCKIKEIREFNIGHFIIGESVFDGLPKVIKKFKKIIRNN, from the coding sequence ATGAAAAGATTAGGTGTAAATATAGATCATATAGCAACTATTAGAAATGCTAGGGGTGAAAAACATCCTGATCCACTTTTTGCTTCTAAATTTGTTACAAAATATGGTGCAGATTCAGTCACAATTCATTTGAGAGAAGATAGAAGACATATAAATGATAAAGACGCTTTAGATATTTGTAATCAAAAAAATATTTTAGTTAATTTAGAAATATCTATGAATCCTGAAATTGTTAAGAAAGCAATTAAGATCTCTCCAAATTATATTTGCATTGTTCCAGAAAATAGAAAAGAAGTTACCACTGAAGGTGGTTTAAACCTCAAGAGAAGTGAAAAAAAATTAAGCTCTATTATAAAACGCTTTAAACAAAAAAATATAAGAACGAGTTTATTCATTGATGCAAATATAAGTGATATTTATTTATCAAAAAAATTAGATGTTAATTGTATTGAAATACATACTGGTAAATTAGCAAATTTAGTTAAAGCAAAGAAAAAATACCAAAAAGAATTTTTAAGAATAAAAAAATGCGCTCGTTTTGCTAAAAAATTAGGAATAGATGTGCATGCTGGACATGGACTAGATTATAAAGTTACAAAATTACTTTGTAAAATTAAAGAAATAAGAGAATTTAATATTGGGCATTTTATTATTGGGGAATCTGTTTTTGACGGTCTACCAAAAGTAATAAAGAAATTTAAAAAGATAATTAGAAATAATTAA
- a CDS encoding 2-amino-4-hydroxy-6-hydroxymethyldihydropteridine diphosphokinase (PFAM: 7,8-dihydro-6-hydroxymethylpterin-pyrophosphokinase (HPPK)~TIGRFAM: 2-amino-4-hydroxy-6-hydroxymethyldihydropteridine pyrophosphokinase), producing the protein MTKQDISENQVKTVFLGIGSNLGNRKRNIELSKFKLHLENIEIIKCSSNYETPSWPNPKKPKFINIVLKIKTYLLPQKLLELCKKIERELGRKKRKKNDPRECDIDIIDYSGLILNKEIVLPHTLMHQRNFVLIPLYEIQKDWKHPKLKRNIKDLISQLPNKDIRSIKQI; encoded by the coding sequence GTGACAAAGCAAGATATATCAGAAAATCAAGTTAAGACTGTTTTTTTAGGGATTGGTTCAAACTTAGGTAACAGAAAAAGAAATATAGAATTATCAAAATTTAAACTTCATTTAGAAAATATAGAAATAATTAAATGCTCAAGTAATTATGAGACACCATCTTGGCCAAATCCTAAAAAACCAAAATTTATTAATATAGTTTTAAAGATAAAAACATATTTATTACCTCAAAAATTATTAGAATTATGTAAGAAAATAGAGAGAGAATTAGGGAGAAAAAAAAGAAAAAAAAATGACCCAAGAGAATGTGATATAGATATTATTGATTATAGTGGTTTAATTCTCAATAAAGAAATTGTTCTCCCTCATACATTGATGCATCAAAGAAATTTTGTTTTAATTCCTTTGTATGAAATCCAAAAAGATTGGAAACACCCTAAATTAAAGAGAAATATTAAAGATTTGATCAGTCAACTTCCAAATAAAGACATAAGAAGTATTAAACAAATTTAA
- a CDS encoding (p)ppGpp synthetase, RelA/SpoT family (PFAM: HD domain; ACT domain; Region found in RelA / SpoT proteins; TGS domain~TIGRFAM: (p)ppGpp synthetase, RelA/SpoT family): protein MINSEELINKIKIYNKFLNPEKLDKAYNFAVKAHKDQKRASGDPYSVHPIAVANILTELKLDSATIATGLLHDTIEDTYATYETIKNEFGEEVADLVEGVTKISVFENTAASNSKAENFRKLILATSKDIRVLLVKIADRLHNMRTIDAITKEEKRKRIAQETMEIYAPLADRMGMHRIRDELEDLSFKILNNQARTLIKNKLDEIKEDKKDTFETLSIELTELLNDHKIYAEIYGREKTPFSIWRKVQKKRVSLEQITDIIGFRIILNTVDDCYKTLGIFHKKWNCVPGKFKDYISSPKINGYKSIHTSVVIGPNQKPIEIQIRTMSMHEFAERGIASHWQYKSSEKFNSVSWKEYDWLKDLVEIIEKNENPEHSYEYTKLQMFQENVFCFTPKGSVIKLPKDATPIDFAYAVHTTIGNSAIGCEINGNKSELQSILRNGDRVNIITSKNHSPSLHWIPITKTGKARAAIRRYWHDKGEQKEEKIKKYNTTLWISLPDKPGQLGDITTLIGDHKLNISKVEMVGKNPNYINFKFQLIIRDLKNFTNFIAELKQKNIKFKIIRHEEKRNAFTQKILKYFKKD from the coding sequence ATGATTAATTCCGAAGAGTTAATTAATAAAATTAAAATCTATAATAAATTTCTTAATCCTGAAAAATTGGACAAGGCATACAATTTTGCAGTGAAAGCTCACAAAGATCAAAAACGGGCTTCCGGTGATCCTTATTCAGTTCACCCAATCGCCGTAGCCAATATACTGACTGAATTGAAATTAGATAGTGCTACTATAGCGACTGGCTTACTTCATGACACCATTGAAGACACTTATGCAACATATGAAACTATTAAAAATGAATTTGGAGAAGAAGTGGCAGATTTAGTAGAAGGAGTTACAAAAATTTCCGTGTTTGAAAATACTGCTGCTTCAAATTCAAAAGCTGAAAATTTTAGAAAGTTAATTTTAGCTACATCTAAAGATATTAGGGTATTACTTGTTAAAATTGCTGACAGACTTCATAATATGAGAACTATTGATGCAATCACCAAGGAAGAAAAAAGAAAAAGAATAGCTCAAGAGACAATGGAAATTTATGCGCCTCTTGCAGATAGAATGGGTATGCACCGAATTCGAGATGAGCTTGAAGACCTGTCCTTTAAAATTCTTAATAATCAAGCAAGAACATTAATAAAAAATAAATTAGATGAAATTAAAGAAGACAAAAAAGATACATTTGAAACGTTGTCAATAGAGTTAACCGAATTATTAAATGATCATAAAATTTATGCCGAAATTTATGGACGAGAAAAAACTCCATTTTCAATTTGGAGAAAAGTTCAAAAAAAAAGAGTCTCGTTAGAACAAATAACCGATATCATTGGGTTTAGAATAATTTTAAATACAGTTGATGATTGTTATAAAACTTTAGGTATATTTCATAAAAAATGGAATTGTGTTCCAGGAAAATTTAAAGATTACATATCGTCTCCAAAAATAAATGGATATAAATCGATACATACATCAGTAGTTATTGGTCCCAATCAAAAACCAATTGAAATTCAAATTCGAACTATGTCTATGCATGAATTTGCTGAAAGAGGAATTGCTTCTCATTGGCAGTACAAATCATCGGAAAAATTTAATTCTGTTAGCTGGAAAGAATACGATTGGTTGAAAGATTTAGTTGAGATTATAGAAAAAAATGAAAATCCAGAACATTCTTATGAATACACTAAATTACAAATGTTCCAGGAAAACGTGTTCTGTTTTACACCTAAAGGATCTGTAATTAAGTTACCAAAAGATGCAACGCCAATTGATTTTGCATATGCGGTTCACACTACTATTGGGAATAGTGCGATTGGATGTGAAATAAATGGTAATAAAAGTGAACTTCAGTCAATTTTAAGAAATGGTGATAGAGTAAATATTATTACATCAAAAAATCATTCTCCTTCTTTACATTGGATACCAATTACAAAAACCGGAAAAGCAAGAGCTGCTATAAGACGTTATTGGCATGATAAAGGTGAACAAAAAGAAGAAAAAATTAAAAAATATAACACAACTCTATGGATATCACTCCCAGATAAACCTGGTCAATTAGGTGACATTACAACTCTAATAGGTGACCATAAGTTAAATATTTCAAAAGTTGAAATGGTCGGTAAAAACCCTAATTATATCAATTTTAAATTTCAATTAATAATCAGAGATCTTAAAAATTTTACTAATTTTATTGCAGAACTAAAACAAAAGAATATAAAATTTAAAATAATTAGACACGAAGAAAAAAGAAATGCTTTCACACAAAAAATCCTTAAGTATTTTAAAAAAGACTAA
- a CDS encoding transglycosylase family protein (PFAM: Transglycosylase SLT domain), whose product MKNLTFFIIIITLGATTISLAEFLNIKIIPLKKPLLEQAEIEKRLAKEEIRPIPKPGTKKNIEQIKTEVKVKEKKKIEKVKTEKKQEKKSKVAQLILPKKKPITINTEKIKTVNKSKYYNKKDFELAKKAISRMEKREWKSALSTAKKAKDKSIYNFVQWRHLLTKGNQASFFDYKSFIEQNKRYPRIGRIKYLAEHKLSVKEVSPKKVIQYFGDDEPLSGYGKLILGESLIEIGEKEKGIKYIKDGWIEAELSKSELRFFRKKYKKYLNANDYIKRADYLAWNSKHWDLKRLLRYLPKDYELLYNARQILISKSYGVDQAIKNVPTKLKNDPGLNYDRLKWRRKRGRVDSSLEILLKIKNTKDYMKYPEKWWKEREIIARSLIYKKKYETAYRLSSNHAMTEGPDYAAAEWMSGWIALSFLDDPILAIDHFRNFHNNVSYPISLSRGAYWLGRSYDKIGDKDSSIKWFEEATKYMTTYYGQLASRKIDPSRKFELSLESVIDDKYRKKFYDKELVRIVYLLDELNKDKYTKHILRFLALDNIQSGSEPLAAELATKIERYDFAIQVSKIASYEKRFHNKFNYPVISTPIYVNGRKIPENAFILSLIRQESEFDLSANSHAGAKGLMQLMPYTAQVVAKQAKLPYSKSRLTTDPEYNINLGSHYIAGLILEYDGAYPFAIAAYNAGPKRVKYWKKLNKNPQKKQIDYVDWIELIKFRETRNYVQRVLENYNVYRYILERKPITVKDFFRDDPLY is encoded by the coding sequence ATGAAAAATTTAACATTTTTTATAATAATCATAACCTTAGGGGCAACCACAATATCTCTAGCAGAATTTCTTAATATCAAGATTATTCCTTTAAAAAAACCTCTCTTAGAACAAGCCGAAATAGAAAAAAGATTAGCCAAAGAGGAAATAAGACCTATTCCAAAACCTGGCACGAAAAAAAATATTGAACAAATTAAAACTGAAGTCAAAGTTAAAGAAAAGAAAAAAATTGAAAAAGTTAAAACTGAAAAAAAACAAGAAAAAAAGTCTAAAGTAGCACAATTAATTCTTCCTAAGAAAAAACCAATTACAATAAATACTGAAAAAATAAAAACTGTAAACAAATCCAAATATTACAATAAAAAAGATTTTGAATTAGCAAAAAAAGCAATTTCTAGAATGGAAAAAAGAGAGTGGAAATCAGCTTTATCAACTGCAAAAAAAGCAAAAGATAAATCTATATATAACTTTGTACAATGGAGACATTTACTAACTAAAGGTAATCAGGCATCTTTTTTTGATTACAAATCGTTTATAGAACAAAATAAAAGATATCCAAGAATTGGTAGAATTAAATATCTTGCTGAACATAAACTTTCAGTAAAAGAAGTTTCTCCAAAAAAAGTAATTCAATATTTTGGGGATGATGAACCTTTAAGTGGTTATGGTAAATTAATTTTAGGGGAAAGTTTAATTGAAATTGGAGAAAAAGAAAAAGGTATAAAATATATCAAAGATGGATGGATAGAAGCTGAACTTTCAAAATCTGAATTAAGATTTTTTAGAAAAAAATATAAAAAATATTTAAACGCAAATGATTACATTAAAAGAGCAGACTATTTAGCATGGAATAGCAAACATTGGGATTTAAAAAGATTACTTAGATATTTGCCTAAAGATTATGAGCTTCTTTATAATGCTAGACAAATTTTGATTTCAAAATCATACGGTGTTGATCAGGCAATTAAAAATGTGCCCACTAAGTTAAAAAATGATCCTGGATTAAATTATGATCGATTAAAATGGAGAAGAAAAAGAGGAAGAGTTGATAGTTCTTTAGAAATTTTATTAAAAATTAAAAACACTAAAGATTATATGAAGTATCCTGAAAAGTGGTGGAAAGAAAGAGAGATTATAGCAAGATCATTAATATACAAAAAAAAATATGAAACCGCATATCGTTTAAGTAGTAACCATGCAATGACTGAAGGTCCAGATTATGCTGCGGCTGAATGGATGAGTGGATGGATTGCATTAAGTTTTTTAGATGATCCAATATTAGCAATAGATCATTTTAGAAATTTTCATAATAATGTAAGTTATCCAATAAGTTTATCACGAGGTGCTTATTGGCTTGGTAGATCATATGATAAAATTGGTGACAAAGATTCATCAATAAAATGGTTTGAAGAAGCAACAAAATACATGACTACTTATTATGGTCAATTAGCATCAAGAAAAATTGATCCTAGTAGAAAATTTGAATTAAGTTTAGAGAGTGTAATTGATGATAAATATAGAAAAAAATTCTATGATAAAGAACTTGTTAGAATAGTTTATTTATTAGATGAACTAAATAAAGATAAATACACAAAACATATATTAAGATTTTTAGCTTTAGACAATATTCAGAGTGGTAGCGAACCTCTTGCTGCAGAACTTGCAACTAAAATTGAAAGGTATGATTTTGCAATTCAAGTTTCTAAAATTGCATCATATGAAAAAAGATTTCACAATAAATTTAACTATCCAGTCATAAGCACACCAATCTATGTTAATGGAAGAAAAATTCCTGAAAATGCATTTATATTATCTTTAATAAGACAAGAAAGTGAGTTTGATTTAAGTGCTAATAGTCATGCTGGTGCAAAAGGGTTAATGCAACTGATGCCTTACACAGCTCAAGTTGTAGCCAAACAAGCTAAATTGCCCTACTCAAAATCTAGATTAACAACAGATCCTGAGTATAACATAAACTTAGGTTCACATTATATTGCAGGATTAATTTTAGAGTATGATGGTGCTTATCCATTTGCAATCGCAGCTTATAACGCTGGACCTAAAAGAGTGAAATATTGGAAAAAATTAAATAAAAATCCTCAAAAAAAACAAATTGATTACGTTGATTGGATAGAGTTAATAAAATTTAGAGAAACAAGAAATTATGTTCAACGTGTTTTAGAGAATTACAACGTTTATAGATATATACTGGAGCGAAAACCAATAACTGTTAAAGATTTTTTTAGAGATGATCCTCTTTATTAA
- a CDS encoding phosphopantetheine--protein transferase (PFAM: 4'-phosphopantetheinyl transferase superfamily~TIGRFAM: phosphopantetheine--protein transferase domain; holo-[acyl-carrier-protein] synthase) has translation MKIIGIGVDIIDNNRIKKSIKNQNFIKRVYTAKEINTSKNVKNRVNFYAKRFAAKEAFVKALGTGFRKNLNFKDIEILNDNLGKPYYNINNKIKKILKKISNSKSLDLFLSLSDEKSYSIAFATIQKK, from the coding sequence ATGAAAATAATTGGTATCGGTGTTGATATAATCGATAATAATAGAATTAAAAAATCTATAAAAAATCAAAACTTTATTAAAAGAGTTTATACGGCTAAAGAAATTAATACCTCTAAAAATGTTAAAAATAGAGTTAATTTTTATGCCAAAAGATTTGCTGCTAAAGAAGCATTTGTTAAAGCTTTAGGAACTGGTTTTAGGAAAAATTTAAACTTTAAAGATATTGAAATATTAAACGATAATTTAGGTAAACCTTATTACAATATAAATAATAAAATAAAGAAAATCTTAAAAAAAATTTCAAATTCAAAATCTTTGGATTTATTTCTTTCATTATCAGATGAGAAGTCTTATTCAATAGCTTTCGCAACTATACAAAAAAAATGA
- a CDS encoding orotate phosphoribosyltransferase (PFAM: Phosphoribosyl transferase domain~TIGRFAM: orotate phosphoribosyltransferase, Thermus family; orotate phosphoribosyltransferase), whose translation MLSHKKSLSILKKTNALLEGHFVLSSGLHSPKYIQCAKLLSYPYLAKDICESLAKKIKKNFKKIDLILAPAMGGVIIGYEIGRLLKKETIFCERVDGKFKLRRGFYIKKNSRVLIIEDVITTGKSSLECVKLIKKSKAKHLGFASIINRSSKKSLKIKSKIISHLKIEVPTYKKNELPDELRKIKITKPGSRFLK comes from the coding sequence ATGCTTTCACACAAAAAATCCTTAAGTATTTTAAAAAAGACTAATGCATTATTAGAGGGACATTTCGTTTTATCATCTGGTTTACATTCTCCAAAATATATTCAATGTGCAAAATTATTAAGTTATCCGTACTTAGCGAAAGATATATGTGAGTCATTAGCAAAGAAAATTAAAAAGAATTTCAAAAAAATAGATTTAATACTTGCACCAGCTATGGGTGGTGTGATCATTGGATATGAAATTGGACGACTTCTAAAAAAGGAAACAATTTTTTGTGAAAGAGTAGATGGTAAATTCAAACTTAGAAGAGGTTTTTATATCAAGAAGAATTCTAGAGTTCTAATAATTGAAGATGTAATAACAACTGGAAAATCAAGTTTAGAATGCGTAAAATTGATAAAAAAATCTAAAGCAAAACATTTAGGGTTTGCATCAATAATTAATAGATCTTCAAAAAAATCATTAAAGATAAAATCAAAAATAATTTCACATTTAAAAATTGAAGTACCAACATATAAAAAAAATGAACTACCTGATGAACTTCGAAAAATTAAAATAACTAAGCCTGGAAGTAGATTTCTTAAATGA
- a CDS encoding dihydrodipicolinate synthase (PFAM: Dihydrodipicolinate synthetase family~TIGRFAM: dihydrodipicolinate synthase), with translation MFKGSNVALITPFINNKLDEEAYVKLIHFHMENGTNGLVPAGTTGESPTLSHEEHQKVIDLCIQESKGKIPVIAGTGSNSTEEAISLTKHAEKAGADGALIVTPYYNKPTQEGLYQHYKAINDSSGLPIIIYNIPGRSVIDMSVDTMARLYELKNIVGVKDATGDLNRVDQQLKKMGKDFIQLTGNDDNALEFNKRGGVGAISVTANIAPKICSLFQKFSNEKDKKDSQNEAVKLDKILQPIHHSMFVESNPSPVKYAAKLLGLCDDSVRLPLVKVTSNTQDIVKKALVSANLL, from the coding sequence ATGTTCAAAGGATCAAATGTTGCATTAATCACGCCCTTCATTAACAACAAACTAGATGAAGAAGCGTATGTAAAATTAATTCATTTTCATATGGAAAATGGAACAAATGGTTTAGTTCCTGCTGGAACAACTGGCGAGTCACCAACATTAAGTCATGAAGAACATCAAAAAGTGATCGATTTGTGTATTCAAGAAAGCAAAGGTAAAATACCCGTCATAGCCGGAACCGGCTCTAATTCAACTGAAGAAGCAATATCTCTTACCAAACATGCTGAAAAAGCAGGTGCAGACGGGGCATTAATTGTTACCCCATATTATAATAAACCAACTCAAGAAGGACTTTATCAACATTATAAAGCCATTAATGATAGCTCTGGTTTGCCGATTATAATTTACAACATCCCTGGTAGGTCAGTAATTGATATGTCAGTGGATACAATGGCAAGACTCTATGAATTAAAAAATATTGTTGGTGTTAAAGACGCCACAGGAGATCTAAATAGAGTAGATCAACAATTAAAAAAAATGGGAAAAGATTTTATTCAATTAACTGGTAATGATGACAATGCTTTAGAATTCAACAAAAGAGGAGGAGTTGGGGCTATAAGTGTAACAGCAAATATTGCGCCAAAAATTTGTTCACTGTTTCAAAAATTTTCAAATGAAAAGGATAAAAAAGATTCTCAAAATGAGGCTGTAAAGTTAGATAAAATTTTACAACCAATACATCATTCAATGTTTGTTGAGAGCAATCCTAGCCCAGTTAAATATGCAGCAAAACTTTTAGGTCTTTGTGATGATAGTGTGAGATTGCCATTAGTTAAAGTAACATCAAATACTCAAGACATAGTTAAAAAGGCATTAGTTTCAGCTAACTTGTTGTAA